The segment GTTCTACTAAAGATATTTACTATCCTGGTATAATGGGTGGCAAAACGGGATACACTCCTGAAGCTAAGTCCTGCTTAGTTTCATATGCCAAAAGAGGCGATATGGAATTAATTTCGGTAGTTCTAAAGTCTTCTGGCAAAAATATCTGGATAGATAGTCATAAATTATTAGATTACGGATTTGATAATTTTAAAAGCACCACGCTTGCAGCCAAAGGTACTTATCTAAAAATGTTGCCAGTTACAAATGGTGTCTTTTCGCAAGTACCTGCTGTAATTAGCCAATCTTTTTCAATCGTTCTGCCACCGGATCAACTAGAATCAGTCAAAACAGAGCTGATATTGAGCGATAGTATAGATGCTCCAGTTTACGATGGTCAAATTTTAGGTGAGCAAATATATACTCTAAATGGAAATTCTGTTGGTAATACTAAAATTATAGCTGCTCAAAACATAGATAGAAAACCCGAATCTAAAACAAAAGAAGAAGGTCCCAAAATATCAGTATCCAAAACACTGTTTTATTCATTAATTGGCTATTCTTGTTTCATAAGCTTGCTAACCATACTTAGAATTCGCAAAAGACTAAAACAATTAGATGATATGTAAAAAAGAAGAGAGCTCTTAGCACATAGCGCTAGTAGCTCTCTTTTTTTCAATTTTGTTTTAAATTTATCATTTAGCGCTCAATACAATTATAGCACTCTAAAATGATTTTAACATATCTATTTAAAAATTTAATATTTTTCGTCTCTAATTTCATCTAGATAGTTGTATATTGTATATCTCGAAACACATAGTATCTCTGCTATATAGTCAACTGCACCTTTTATCAAAAACATACCTTTCTCATCTAATTGCTTTACAATCTGAACTTTTTCTTCTTTGTTGAGGTATGCTATTGGTTTTCCAAATTCTGCAATTACTCGCTCTACTACATTGTACAATATGTCATTTATATTGCTTCCATAAGTTTCATCAGCCTGGGGACTTTCTATTTGAGGCTCTACTGTGATTGCCATATCATCAATAATATTTTTTACCAAAAGCAATTCAGTAATATCCATATTTATACAAAGACAACCAATGACCTTACCCTCTAAATCTTTAATAAAAAAAGTAGAGGATTTAAGCGTCCTACCATGATTCGTAATAGTTTTGTATTTGATAAGACCCTGCTCATACTCCTTGTTTCTAATAGCTTTGAGCCCCATTTCAGTCATAGGTCCACCAACTTTTCTATCGGTCACATGACCATTTGAAATAGCTACTATAGACTTTTGTGGATGTTCTAAGTCATGAAGTACCACTTCACAATTCTTTCCG is part of the Tissierellales bacterium genome and harbors:
- a CDS encoding PAS domain-containing protein; translated protein: MNKEINPILKNLIPFVEGLANTIGKNCEVVLHDLEHPQKSIVAISNGHVTDRKVGGPMTEMGLKAIRNKEYEQGLIKYKTITNHGRTLKSSTFFIKDLEGKVIGCLCINMDITELLLVKNIIDDMAITVEPQIESPQADETYGSNINDILYNVVERVIAEFGKPIAYLNKEEKVQIVKQLDEKGMFLIKGAVDYIAEILCVSRYTIYNYLDEIRDEKY